The window ATATTCACTATGTTAAAAAGCTTGTCTGCGTTTATCTCTGATGGTAAACCGAACTGTGGCAAAATTCCACTTCTTGGTAAATTGCTCCATTAATCCATGACCTACTCTGTACTATTTCAAGGTTAATCATTCATTCATGGTAAATATGTGCCCTAATCCAGCTGTGATTAGGTAACAGATGTTTTCCTTCTACGGTGGAGGACAACAGACCACACATTAACCAATGGTTCATTGTACTTTTTAGGGGAATTGAGTGGCCTTATTGCCCACTTAACTATTCTGGTGCACACTGACCCAGAAGCACTAATTGGTCACAACCACATTATGTTGTTACACCAGTGACGAGGAAGACATTCTGTCTGTGGAGTTGTTGAAGATGTAATTCTTAAATGATGCATAAAGATCACCATTTTTCATACACTGATGCCGGCTGTTCAACTGCTCCCTTTATAAAGTCTGAACAGCAGCTCATTAGGAGCAGTATAATTACACATtattatgttaaataaaacaaaaaagtatcaaaattacatttattgtaGACCATCTGTAAGTATGTGTTTGAACAAATACTGTAATATGTTAGCAATTTAACAAAGTAACTATACCTTTAAAGGTTCTAAGGGTTTTAATAAACCTAAATTGTCAAATCACATCTAGTTTTCATTGTGGTTACACAgtctgtttcatatttttgtgtttaatttactGAATGTTAAGGGAATctaaaatgttgtctttaacCTGACTTTACTTAATACCTGGTGGGAGTCATCAGCTCAAACAACAACTTTACCCTCGAAGACATCCATTTTTCATTCTCATTTTGTCTTGAGTATACATAcactttagttaaaaaaatgctcttttaataataaaaaacaaaatacacaaatttgaacagttttgaaaaaaatgttctttattcgGCTTTCAAATGTCTACAATAATTGACTtttcagagacattttaaagacgCATTTTGACAACAGACTCAACAACTGCCTTAATCTATATTATGTCTTGTACTATTTCTagaagacatgtttttttttaaatcattacaACGTGTTACTTATGCCTGTGTTGTGAAATCTTGTTAGAGATGCTGAATCACAAAATATCACCTAATCCAACGCTTCAGGATGTGTGGGAAGACATCAGTTAGTGCCAGATTTTGCAGAGTGTGTGTTAAAAACTAATGCTGGGTGTTTCTAAACACTGCGTTACATCAAACAAGCTATGAACCTGAGATTGTTTTCAGCctcacaaatgaaacaaactccTTCACTCAAAGTTTACTTTTTGCTAGCccatgaaaataatttttgtctttAGGGGTATTATAACGGAATATTCCACCTGTTTATTACCTGTGTTGAGATAcgtaatatttttattcaaatatggATGCTGCAAACCTTTCTGGTTCGTATGAATCTTTAGAgaatctgtcttttttctttgtttcagggGAGGAAAAAGGAAGATGTTTTACCATTGAATATGTGATGCCCACTACTGTGCAGATGACATCTGAGTCCACTGTCAGTGTACTCAGTAAGTACATCCTCACATTTAAGTAGTTTTTGCACaaagatgtgaaaaatgtttattcaaCTAAAGGTGTATTGACTTTGTTTTATAACTGAAGGAAATATGCAAAATTTTACGAACTGCACACGTACAAACTAACGTTGTATTGTGTGccactttgtgttgttttgctcaGTTGTGtactttgggatttttgttATTCATCACATATTATGCAAGTGACTGTCTGTAAAACAGGACGAGCAGGAGGAAAAACGTTTGCAAGTTGGTTTGTTTGTACAACTAATCAAACCCCAAGAATGTACAATATAGCACATGTAACATAAGCTTACAAAAGGCCTTAAAGTAAAGCAGATTAGTTGAAACAATGTAGTTTCAGTCACTGAAATAGAAGTAGACTGGACTGGCCAGTGATAGCCCCAGGTGATATTTGTGCCCTTCATTTTTTAGGTGCAATGTCTACCACCTGAAAGCCACACAGTGTCAATGCCTTGTGCATGCTGTACAATGTGCCAGTccaaaaacacctaaaaattgccttttttttacttaaataaacttATATCATTCATGATAGGAAAACAAGAGATGAGTATTTTGTAACGAGGCTCCAACAAGCCTTGGTCAAATGTTACAGACAGTGAAAGGCTCAACAAGCAGGCTACCACTACTGTGATAAAATTACAAAGTGCTGCAGTTATTCTAACCAGACCAGAACATAATATCACTATTAAGTATTTTTACAAGTCTTCTTACTTTAACTAGTACTCTGCAACGAGTGTCTGCAGTTAATTGCATTTAAACTAATAACTTAAACTTATAAAACAAAGTCCTTTTTTTGCATAATTCTGATAATATTTAGGCCTTATATAACATGTACTTTAACATGTACTAAACATGTAGTATATAGACACTTTGTCTAGTCTACACACTAATTCACTGTCATTTAGCATATATATTTTACCCATAAAataggtaaaaacaggtttgtagACTAATGGAGATCTGTATATTTTCAGTCAGCTGCTTACTCTCAGTACCGTACTTTACAGTAATTATAGCAGTCTAGTCTAGCGAGACAAGCTCTGGTATAATAATACAGTGTACTAATCATtcccaataaaaaaaagaatgtatcACATTCTTTGAACTTCAGGTCCTGTAATTATAAAAAATTAATGGCAAAACATTGAGGTTCTTGGCTGATCTTAGTTCTTCTTTGCTTAGATTTAGGCACTTGAcctttagctttattttttatgcttcagAAATTTTTGCTTGAAGTAAACATggttttcaacatttaaaaaaaaatctatctttCAGTTAAACTTCTGTACAAAAAGTTagtgagaaaaaaagtaaaagcccCTTCCACATTTAGGCCCTTAtctgtctatttatttatttttaactcacGCATCACATTTGTGGGTAGATAATGAGAAACATGGATGTTGATATGAGGTTAGTTTAGAACCAAGTGGGTCATCCTTGAAGTTTTAGTTGAATTAAAGAAATTCTGCCAAATTAACTAACTTGGAGATGGTCAAGAATGTGATTCATTCTCGATTAAAATTTGTTGCTGCCAAACAAAAAGAGTGCATGCCTGCTAGCCGCCCTTTTCTGGCTCGTGGTGAGTCGGTAATTACAAAGACTGCaattaatcctttttttaattttgttaaatttaaagtgGTAACAACCAGAGTCATTTAACTTCAGCCCACACCTTTGTTCCCTACCTTCATCTCATATGTGGTTTGTGTTATTTCTGGCCCAAAGAGAAGAGCTCCATTTTCATGAAAAATGTAAGACtgccattttcattttttaacaccTCCTACAGAGGGAACATGCTGGGAAATACATAACTTGTACTCTGCAGACTTGCAGTGAGTGATTTTAAGACAGCCACTTCAGATCTAATAGCCTGGTGTCCTGAAGCTGTAGACTAAAAATGGATCTTTGATGTGAAAGATATAATAAATTGTccaacaaaggaaaaacaggCACAGAACAATTATATCCTTCTCAACTGTCTCTGAAGGCTGTCACACTACATTCTGGGGACTTCAAGGCAGAACACAAAGTAAAGTGAATATCCAAATACATAAATGAttgaaaaatgactttaaccATTTTACAAATGACTCAGAACAAAGGAAATGTTGGTGTCTGATGGAACTTATGGGATGTAATAAATAGCACAACCTGTCATTgtaccaaatttaaaaaaaaagagatattaagagaaagaagaggagtGCAAAGTCGAGGCAGATGATGCAGGAAGAAAattgatgtaaataaataaagtgaaataaagagCCTAAATGAAAGTATCGGTGGCTTTCAAATactaaataaacagttaaaatttCATCAGCTGTCCTTTTTATATCTtgtaagtaaaataataaataatggggcttttgttttcagtgagaaAAATAGCATATTAAAGTAAGAAACTATGTATTAGTTGCAGCTGAACAGGAATTATTTGTTTGAATCAGGtaatttttactcattttatgAGTCAGCTGCAAATTTTTGAGTCTCACATCACAGGTTTATAAttggaaattttattttaagtggaATTTAACAAGATTGTAGATTCGCAATGAGCCAAAAACTTATTTCGATTtagtttttgccttttaaaaatactttttacttggctgaaaaactgcaaaagtacCTAATAAGGAGGTTTATGATACAACCCAAAGTTTAACTTTAACCACTTTTATTAGGGTTGTGGCATTACACATCTGGTCCACTGAGCTGGCAGAAAAactttcaattattttttttgttaggaAAAACTCAACATGAGGCATCCAGAAATGGTGCCACCACGTCTCTTGACTTCTTGTACATCTGGGCTGTACTTTAACCTTTCCTTAAACTCAAAGAGTCAACCCATGAAATCACTTCATGAGGAAATGTGTcagttgagtaaaaaaaaaaaaaaaaaaaattatgctgCAGGCTGTTaaataacacttaaaaaaaactttcaacaaCTCTGTGAAACTGttcagttgtgttttcttattCTCGTTCCCCTCTCCTCTGTCATTTAGAGATGATTCGTTCTTCGACGCCCTTTCCTCTGGTCAGCCTCTTCTTCATGTTCATTGGTTTTGTGCTCAGTAACATCGGCCATATTCGACCACATCGCACCATCCTGGCCTTTGTTTCTGGAATCTTCTTCATCCTTTCAGGTACTTTGCTGATTCTCGTCCAAACACATGCGAAAGGTTCCATAAGAAtaacattaaaaagacaaaatcataGTCgtatatgttgttgtttttgataaataaatgatattATCTCGTGACGGTCTCCTGCAGGTCTCTCTCTGGTTGTCGGTCTGGTTTTGTACATCTCCAACATTAATGACGAAATGCTGAACAGGACCAAAACTAACGAGGCCTACTTCAGCTACAAGTACGGCTGGTCGTTTGCCTTTGCTGCTATCTCTTTCCTGCTCACGGAGGTAAACTTCAGGGTCATGCCTCTCTTTCTGCTTCGTACTTGTTTTACATGAACAACATATAAGCTTGTAAGAAATACCGACTGAAAATAGCATGCTCAGTCTCTACTTTCCCGTCattctcctctttctttcagACTGCAGGTGTCATGTCAGTGTATCTGTTCATGAAGCGCTACACTGCAGAGGAAATGTACAGACCTCATCAGGGCTTCTACCGGCCTCGCCTCAGCAACTGCTCAGATTACTCGGGCCAGTTTCTCCACCCGGACGCCTGGGCTGGACGCGGTCGCAGcccctcctccatctcctctgaGGCCTCCCTCCAGATGAACTCCTCCAACTACCCTGCCCTTCTCAAGTGTCCAGAGTATGAACAGATGTCCTCCTCGCCCTGCTGAGGCAGAGAAACAGTGGCACTATTCTAATTCTGCTTGGGTTATTTTGATCTGCCTAGATCAGATTTATATCTGTTCAATAGTTTGATATCATTCAGTTTGAAGACTTCAcgtcaaaaggaaaaaaaaaaaatgcttgatttCTCTTTCCCCTCTCAACTGCGGGTTTGTATTTGCAGCGTTTGGATTTGTAAGAAGCAAAACAGGAGTTCAAGGTCAGCCACATAGTTCTCGTTTCAAGCAGAGCTGTTACAAGATACGAGAGGTCGACTAGATTGTATTTTTGCATCTGCTGCACTCGCGTCTTAGCAACTGGTGGTTAGCAACCAGCTGAATTCGGAAAATTAAACCTGGATAGATAACTACAGGTAACAGATGCAGACTTTGCATGCTACCAAAACATGCGTCAAAACAAGTCGTTTCATCCAGAAAAGATGCAACTAATCAGTGAAATTACCTGCTGTGGGTGTGGAGAAATCTCTCTGTTACATCATGAGATTTCTGGCAAAACTAGTTGCTCTGAGAGGGGCGCTTCTCTTTGTGCTGTTCATGTTCTCGTGCACATTGTAGCctttacatgcatgtttctgtcaCATCAGAACTGTAGAATAGCAGACCGTTTCTAGATCAAGTGCagattttataaaaagacacaCTAAATACAAGTTTAAACCCCCAATAAAACATAATCTGACAGACTATTTAATCATCATGTTGCTTTATGGGCTGACATGAAGCAAGTGATGAGTTATAAAAGATAACTGATATTTCATGTCTAGTTTATGTTTTTCCAATCTTAAACtatcctttttttca of the Kryptolebias marmoratus isolate JLee-2015 linkage group LG3, ASM164957v2, whole genome shotgun sequence genome contains:
- the LOC108247201 gene encoding voltage-dependent calcium channel gamma-5 subunit codes for the protein MSLCGRKVLTLLSSVFAVCALGLLGIAVSTDYWLYLEEGVILPLNQSTEMRMSLHSGLWRVCFLAGEEKGRCFTIEYVMPTTVQMTSESTVSVLKMIRSSTPFPLVSLFFMFIGFVLSNIGHIRPHRTILAFVSGIFFILSGLSLVVGLVLYISNINDEMLNRTKTNEAYFSYKYGWSFAFAAISFLLTETAGVMSVYLFMKRYTAEEMYRPHQGFYRPRLSNCSDYSGQFLHPDAWAGRGRSPSSISSEASLQMNSSNYPALLKCPEYEQMSSSPC